CAGGAAGTGTCGCCAGGTGTCGCTGTCGAGCAGCCGGTCGACCTCCTGGCGGATGCGCTTCTGTTCCGCATAGGGTACTTGCGCCGGCGGGTTATCCATCCGCCAGGCGGCTTCCAGCACTTCGACCAGCTTGCCGCGCAGCTTCTCCAGGCCCCGGCCGCTGGCTACCCGGCGCCAGGTCGAGAGAAAGAACGTCTCGCCGCGCCCGGGCCCGCTGCGGGTCACGTAGGCCACCGCACACAGGCCCACACCACTGCGCTTGCGCCAATGTACGGCGGCGCGCTCGCTCAATTGCAGAACATCCTCGCGACGCCAGGCGTGGCCACTGTGGATCAGGTGGATGATCGCCGCCTCCAGGGCGCGCCGAGTGCCGCCGAAACGCAGATCGGTAAAGCGCGCCGAAACCTGCACCTGGCGGTTTTTCAAGACCCGCACGATCCATACGCGACCACGGGTTTCCCGGGTAATGCCGCGCGGAACGCTGTAGGTGACACCATCGACAACTCTGTCGTAACACCTCAGGCCTGAAATATCGATTTCAGACGCTGTGCTCATGCCGACTATCCGCAGGGTTGAAAGAGAAGCCTGCCGGCCCTGCGACTTATTACCCTGGGCCCACTGCGCAGAACGGTTCGGTTTTCCTCAGCAACTTTCACACTGAACACGTTGCCGTCTTAGTTACTGAGGCGTCCATCTTTTGCTGCGGTACGCAATATCAATTCAACATCAGCTACACCTGTGTTTTATCGCTATAGAACACCGACCACAGCGGCCAGCCACAACCCCAGCCCTCCTACCAGAGTCTGCCGATAGAGCCTGGCGCGCCAAAGCCCCGTCAGGCGCCTGCCCAGGGGGGCGCCGCGTAATTGCCGAAACTGTCTCAGCAACTGCCGGTTTTCTTCGGTCAGATGGCCTTGCACGGCCTCCAGGGCGCAGAGATGCGTGCTGTTCCAGTCGCGCAGGCGCCCCTGCAGAAGCAGCCGCAAGCGCAGCCAGCGGGCTTTCCAGCCGGTGTTGGCGCCTACCAGGTTGGCGTCGTGCTGACGATAGTTCACATAGGGCCTGGGGTCGTAGAGGACCTGGCCGCCGACACCGGTCACCACCAGATACGCCCACCAGTCATGCGACACCACCTCCAGCGACGAGCGCTCCAGCTGCGTGCCGAACTCACTGAGCAGGCACCGCGCAGCATGGTTGAACACCATGGTGTTGCCACCACCGATGTTCTGCACCAGCGCGTTGGCAAACCCGGGCCGCCGACGAAACCTCGGTGACAGGCCGATCGGCCGGCCTTGCGCGTCGATGAGCCGGGTCCGCCCCATGTACAGCGCCGGCCGTTGAGCCGGGATGCTTTGCAGCCAGCACACCGCCT
The DNA window shown above is from Pseudomonas sp. DTU_2021_1001937_2_SI_NGA_ILE_001 and carries:
- a CDS encoding glycosyltransferase family 2 protein, whose product is MAYDHQNKDSCLDHGRLHAVDRPEPAECAVRDATIAVRWSRQPTASVAILLCTRNGQAHLVEQLESIARQHWPAWFVALSDDGSTDRTLEIARHYRDLWGGQRLSLWQGPQRGFAQNFLSCVRNPALSAEFYAWCDQDDVWHEDKLTQAVCWLQSIPAQRPALYMGRTRLIDAQGRPIGLSPRFRRRPGFANALVQNIGGGNTMVFNHAARCLLSEFGTQLERSSLEVVSHDWWAYLVVTGVGGQVLYDPRPYVNYRQHDANLVGANTGWKARWLRLRLLLQGRLRDWNSTHLCALEAVQGHLTEENRQLLRQFRQLRGAPLGRRLTGLWRARLYRQTLVGGLGLWLAAVVGVL